A region of Streptomyces paludis DNA encodes the following proteins:
- a CDS encoding beta-ketoacyl synthase N-terminal-like domain-containing protein, producing MSKYAITGLSCLFPGAETPAEFWQNLRSGVDSRREGGEEVFGRTPGPRDMDPQHEIYCRRGGFVTGFDFDPEGYLLDPDRLSGLDRIFHWSLHVAREALRDSGHAGRPDILARTGLVLGNYSFPTPASARVSVPLVQEAVLEGLRRAGHPALGALAPDGDRIDPALINAEDLRVSGSPATVAAAALGLGGPRYALDAACSSALYALKLACDHLAAGQADLVLAGGVCAPDPTLIHLSFGDLQAYPRDGFSQPFDSRSGGILTGQGAGMLAVRRLADAVRDGDRIHAVVDGIGLTNDGSGRHLLVPQGAGQTGSYELAYERAGVDPATIDYLECHATGTPIGDATEIQSVAEFFGAAGSPPLIGSVKGNIGHLLTVAGFSSMLKVILAMDHGHLPPTIGVDRPIRAKDGRVGEESLVRTGRPWPEHDGPRRAAVSAFGFGGTNAHVVLSQPESQRASEPAPAGPAPTPVPALDIAGLGAHFGAFDSLDAYERAVHGGRDALGPLPERRWRGLDQTRGGSLEHGAGISPDALPHGAFVDGLGIDPMDLRIPPADLRTYNLQHALAIKVADEALHDAGYSRAVAKGASAPPERRIAVVVGMEIEPTTHLRITRYGLGTFVREEFARAGVPVDEAELARLTAAGRDAVVDPIVANEVLSYIGNVMASRISSLWNLTGPSFTVSSDGSGTAEALQVARLLLLDPGIEAVLVGAVDLAGSAENLLLRSDAVAGAGLTFAEGSEGRRTGEGAGAVVVTRRGEAAAPVYARLESLAIRHAPPVRGRVPEADAGTYAAAAEAALTAAGITAEDVGYVEAHAGGTPAQDLAEIAGLAQVFPAAAGEAGTGGTDRTGGPAGRVALGSAKAQIGDAGCAATMAGLIRAVLCLHHGYVPGTTGWTRPAAELAAGFAASALYVPDASRPWLRRTAASRRHATVGFIGAAGAHGHLVLSAESTRGTVVPSDWRRADGPLVLPLSADSFDGLLAVIERHRELLAGDADPYDLAREAARRLSGRTVRAVLVGRHRAELRAQLDLAARDLPATYASGGEWTTPAGSCFAARPIGPDGRVALVYPGAFNSYPGLGQDLFRAFPGLLERFESQADAPERHLRAADLYPRTTTAPGRRELMELETSLGEDIPFMLATGTSFAILYTDLVRDVLGITAHGGFGYSLGESSMLFATGGWRPEGRDDALISNTPIFKDRLCGPRRTVREAWRLPDATPDAAVWASHVLLTDAASVRAVLPRYDRVHLTHVNTPAELVIAGDPAQCKALIKEVGCPAARSPVNAVMHCPVVDAELDGLAGLNDYPTGSSDGLELFSAYDYEALPALDRKEIARRIAHTLRSPIDFPRLVRGAHARGFRYFIEVGPGATCSRWVRETLGNDAHVALPVDRRGVPAAKSVAQLAARLTAHGLDLDLTALLESAAERVPARRARPTRFRVGGADPAPARIARELTTSRAPVGNPGTPVAAPTTTPAAAPVAAPAAAPAATAAVTVAGAAGPARAAVTGPAAAPAAAAASLPAAPAAGTGVPRPVSRAAEPVPAPATAPVPSVPPEDSALMPADPTLADAEVIAFDGTPIPYLPWSQHTPDGTGASAAPLPPAAPPVTPSGPSVPSAPAGPAGYGRGESSAAVAADLVREMRKQMVATHSVVMETQHILQSATLNRMEAALDGAAPAAPVPAAPVGHAPAYAALPPAPEAPAVPVAPAAAPAPVRPTAVTTTGDRARAREEGVVWDEADLLEFAVGSVAKVFGPEFGVIDGYAQRVRLPAPPYHFVTRVTAIEGKTGEFRPSTITTEYDVPEDAWYAVDGGVPPAVTVEAGQCDLLLVSYLGIDFRNKGERVYRLLDSTLIFRGNLPRTGQTLRYDISIDRFVHQGETTLFFFSYKCYADGELILELHDACAGFFSQQELDTPLGVVMTEKEKAARAALPRGYFKPLAYTEKNRLDRDDLALLAEGRPGDVFGPDHAQDPGVNPALRLPDEKLRMVDEVVIDRKGGPRGLGTLSAVKKLTPDAWYFICHFPDDHVLAGSLVAEGAVQLLQIYLLHQGMHLTLPDARFQCVTDTPIEVQVRGQITQAHEEIRYEVEVMELTLLPRATVIADVLIYLGDKPVIRMKNLGLQVREKEGTPYRPEAGGIPQFLGRRNRSGEAAMINEMHLAHAAKGLLDVAMGPEFEVYRNSRAPYIPNGDFQFVDRVMSLKGVRGELSPGSEMVTEYDSPADAWYYEQNAHPHMPNAVYMESSLQAAIFLGYYLGATLKNTDEQYAIRNLDGRATLVKDIDLRGKTVRHHSTLLMTSAVQGAVLQNFRYELSADGEVFYTGESLFGYFSAAALANQVGLDSGQYVVPWIEAEQPDPARVRRIELPADAPAFTDPAGGHLRLPGDKFALVDHVDLMTGGGRHGHGYLHGYRAIRPDEWYFDCHFHRDPVMPGSLGVEAVLQALRLFVLDQNLADGIARPRFAMATGVETAWKYRGQILRHDKELFFDAHIKEVRREEGRLLVIADADLWKPGLRIYELTDLAIEVRSAEA from the coding sequence ATGAGCAAGTACGCCATCACCGGCCTCTCCTGCCTGTTCCCGGGCGCGGAGACGCCTGCCGAGTTCTGGCAGAACCTCCGCTCCGGCGTCGACAGCCGCCGGGAGGGAGGCGAGGAAGTCTTCGGCCGCACGCCCGGACCTCGCGACATGGACCCGCAGCACGAGATCTACTGCCGCCGGGGCGGCTTCGTCACCGGCTTCGACTTCGACCCCGAGGGCTATCTCCTCGACCCCGACCGTCTCTCCGGCCTCGACCGGATCTTCCACTGGTCCCTGCACGTGGCCCGGGAGGCGCTGCGCGACAGCGGACACGCCGGCCGCCCGGACATCCTGGCCCGCACCGGCCTCGTCCTCGGCAACTACTCCTTCCCGACGCCGGCTTCGGCCCGGGTCAGCGTGCCGCTCGTCCAGGAAGCCGTGCTGGAGGGGCTGCGGCGGGCCGGTCATCCTGCGCTCGGCGCGCTCGCGCCCGACGGCGACCGTATCGACCCCGCCCTGATCAACGCCGAGGACCTGCGGGTCAGCGGCTCCCCGGCCACCGTCGCCGCCGCCGCGCTCGGGCTCGGCGGCCCCCGCTACGCGCTCGACGCCGCCTGCTCGTCCGCCCTGTACGCGCTCAAGCTCGCCTGCGACCATCTCGCCGCCGGGCAGGCCGACCTGGTCCTGGCCGGAGGCGTCTGCGCACCCGACCCGACCCTGATCCACCTCTCCTTCGGCGATCTCCAGGCATACCCGCGCGACGGGTTCAGCCAGCCCTTCGACAGCCGCTCCGGAGGCATCCTCACCGGCCAGGGCGCCGGCATGCTGGCCGTCAGACGGCTGGCCGACGCGGTGCGCGACGGCGACCGTATCCACGCCGTCGTCGACGGCATCGGACTGACCAACGACGGCAGCGGACGCCACCTCCTCGTGCCGCAGGGCGCCGGACAGACCGGCTCGTACGAACTCGCCTACGAGCGGGCCGGGGTCGACCCCGCCACCATCGACTACCTGGAGTGCCACGCCACCGGCACGCCCATCGGTGACGCCACCGAGATCCAGTCCGTGGCCGAGTTCTTCGGCGCGGCGGGCAGCCCCCCGCTGATCGGCTCCGTCAAGGGCAACATCGGCCATCTGCTCACCGTGGCCGGCTTCAGCAGCATGCTCAAGGTCATCCTCGCCATGGACCACGGCCACCTCCCGCCGACCATCGGTGTCGACCGGCCCATCCGCGCCAAGGACGGCCGGGTCGGTGAGGAGTCCCTCGTACGGACCGGCCGCCCCTGGCCCGAGCACGACGGGCCCCGCCGGGCCGCGGTCTCCGCGTTCGGCTTCGGCGGCACCAACGCGCATGTCGTCCTCTCCCAGCCGGAGTCCCAGCGGGCGTCGGAGCCGGCGCCGGCCGGTCCCGCCCCCACCCCGGTGCCCGCGCTCGACATCGCCGGACTTGGCGCGCACTTCGGGGCGTTCGACTCCCTCGACGCGTACGAGCGCGCCGTCCACGGCGGCCGTGACGCGCTGGGCCCGCTGCCCGAACGGCGCTGGCGCGGCCTCGACCAGACCCGCGGCGGCTCCCTGGAGCACGGCGCGGGCATCTCGCCCGACGCCCTGCCGCACGGCGCGTTCGTCGACGGCCTCGGCATCGACCCGATGGACCTGCGGATCCCGCCCGCCGACCTGCGCACCTACAACCTTCAGCACGCCCTCGCCATCAAGGTCGCCGACGAGGCCCTGCACGACGCCGGGTACAGCCGCGCCGTGGCCAAGGGCGCGAGCGCGCCGCCCGAGCGCCGGATCGCCGTCGTCGTCGGCATGGAGATCGAACCCACCACTCATCTGCGGATCACCCGCTACGGACTGGGCACCTTCGTCCGCGAGGAGTTCGCGCGCGCCGGCGTCCCGGTCGACGAGGCGGAGCTGGCCCGGCTCACCGCCGCGGGCCGCGACGCGGTCGTCGACCCGATCGTCGCCAACGAGGTGCTGAGCTACATCGGCAATGTGATGGCGAGCCGTATCTCGTCCCTCTGGAACCTGACCGGCCCCTCGTTCACCGTCTCCTCCGACGGCTCCGGCACCGCCGAGGCCCTCCAGGTCGCGCGGCTGCTGCTGCTCGACCCGGGCATCGAAGCCGTCCTGGTCGGAGCCGTCGACCTCGCCGGCTCCGCCGAGAACCTGCTGCTGCGGTCCGACGCGGTCGCCGGGGCCGGACTCACCTTCGCCGAAGGCTCCGAGGGCCGCCGTACGGGCGAGGGCGCCGGCGCGGTCGTCGTCACCCGGCGCGGGGAGGCCGCGGCGCCCGTCTACGCCCGGCTGGAATCGCTCGCGATCCGGCACGCCCCACCGGTGCGCGGCCGGGTGCCCGAGGCCGACGCCGGCACCTACGCGGCGGCGGCCGAGGCCGCGCTCACCGCGGCGGGCATCACCGCCGAGGACGTCGGCTACGTGGAGGCCCACGCCGGCGGCACCCCCGCCCAGGACCTGGCCGAGATCGCGGGCCTGGCCCAGGTGTTCCCGGCGGCGGCCGGCGAAGCCGGCACAGGCGGTACGGACCGTACGGGCGGCCCCGCCGGCCGGGTCGCGCTCGGCAGCGCCAAGGCGCAGATCGGTGACGCCGGCTGCGCCGCGACCATGGCCGGACTGATCCGGGCCGTGCTCTGCCTGCACCACGGCTATGTCCCGGGCACCACCGGCTGGACCCGCCCCGCCGCCGAACTCGCCGCCGGCTTCGCCGCCTCGGCGCTGTACGTACCGGACGCCTCCCGCCCGTGGCTGCGCCGGACCGCCGCGTCCCGCCGCCACGCGACCGTGGGCTTCATCGGCGCGGCCGGCGCGCACGGCCATCTCGTCCTGTCCGCCGAGTCGACCCGGGGCACCGTCGTGCCCAGCGACTGGCGGCGCGCGGACGGGCCCCTCGTCCTGCCGCTGTCGGCCGACTCGTTCGACGGGCTGCTCGCCGTGATCGAACGGCACCGGGAGCTGCTCGCCGGCGACGCCGACCCGTACGACCTGGCCCGCGAGGCGGCCCGGCGGCTGTCAGGACGGACGGTGCGTGCCGTGCTCGTCGGACGGCACCGGGCCGAACTCCGCGCCCAACTCGACCTCGCCGCCCGGGACCTGCCCGCCACGTACGCCTCCGGCGGCGAGTGGACCACACCGGCCGGCAGCTGCTTCGCCGCCCGCCCGATCGGACCCGACGGCAGGGTCGCGCTGGTCTACCCGGGCGCGTTCAACTCCTATCCCGGGCTCGGCCAGGATCTCTTCCGCGCCTTCCCCGGACTGCTGGAGCGCTTCGAGAGCCAGGCCGACGCGCCGGAACGGCACCTGCGGGCCGCCGATCTGTACCCGCGGACCACCACCGCCCCGGGGCGGCGCGAGCTGATGGAGCTGGAGACCTCCCTCGGCGAGGACATCCCGTTCATGCTCGCCACCGGCACCAGCTTCGCGATCCTCTACACCGACCTCGTCCGGGACGTCCTCGGCATCACCGCGCACGGCGGATTCGGCTACAGCCTCGGCGAGTCGAGCATGCTCTTCGCCACCGGCGGCTGGCGGCCGGAGGGCCGGGACGACGCCCTCATCAGCAACACGCCGATCTTCAAGGACCGGCTGTGCGGACCGCGCCGTACGGTGCGCGAGGCATGGCGGCTGCCCGACGCGACGCCGGACGCGGCGGTCTGGGCGAGCCATGTGCTGCTCACCGACGCCGCGTCCGTACGGGCGGTGCTGCCCCGGTACGACCGGGTCCACCTCACCCATGTCAACACCCCCGCCGAACTGGTCATCGCGGGCGATCCGGCCCAGTGCAAGGCCCTGATCAAGGAGGTCGGCTGCCCCGCCGCGCGGTCGCCCGTCAACGCCGTCATGCACTGCCCGGTGGTCGACGCCGAACTGGACGGACTCGCCGGGCTGAACGACTACCCCACGGGCTCGTCCGACGGTCTCGAACTGTTCAGCGCCTACGACTACGAGGCGCTGCCCGCCCTGGACCGCAAGGAGATCGCCCGCCGGATCGCCCACACCCTGCGCTCCCCGATCGACTTCCCGCGGCTGGTGCGCGGCGCTCACGCGCGCGGCTTCCGCTACTTCATCGAGGTCGGGCCCGGCGCCACCTGCTCCCGCTGGGTCCGCGAGACCCTCGGGAACGACGCGCATGTGGCGCTGCCGGTCGACCGCCGGGGCGTGCCCGCCGCCAAGTCCGTCGCCCAGCTCGCCGCCCGGCTGACCGCCCACGGTCTCGACCTGGATCTGACCGCGCTGCTGGAGTCGGCCGCCGAGCGTGTCCCGGCCCGCCGGGCCCGCCCCACCCGCTTCCGGGTGGGCGGCGCGGACCCGGCCCCGGCGCGGATCGCGCGTGAACTGACCACGTCCCGCGCGCCGGTGGGGAACCCCGGCACCCCGGTGGCGGCTCCGACAACAACCCCGGCGGCGGCTCCCGTCGCTGCCCCGGCCGCGGCCCCGGCGGCGACGGCCGCGGTCACGGTCGCGGGAGCCGCCGGGCCCGCCCGCGCCGCGGTCACCGGCCCGGCCGCCGCTCCGGCCGCCGCCGCGGCCTCCCTACCGGCCGCTCCCGCCGCCGGTACGGGCGTACCCCGCCCCGTCTCCCGCGCCGCGGAACCCGTTCCCGCGCCGGCCACCGCCCCCGTCCCGTCCGTACCGCCGGAGGACTCAGCTCTCATGCCAGCAGACCCGACCCTCGCCGACGCCGAGGTCATCGCCTTCGACGGCACCCCGATCCCTTACCTGCCCTGGTCCCAGCACACGCCGGACGGCACGGGCGCCTCCGCCGCCCCCCTGCCGCCCGCGGCACCGCCCGTGACCCCGTCCGGCCCGTCCGTACCGTCCGCCCCGGCGGGCCCGGCCGGGTACGGGCGCGGCGAGTCCTCGGCCGCCGTCGCGGCCGACCTCGTACGGGAGATGCGCAAGCAGATGGTCGCCACCCACTCGGTGGTGATGGAGACCCAGCACATCCTTCAGTCGGCCACGCTCAACCGGATGGAAGCGGCCCTGGACGGCGCCGCGCCCGCCGCGCCCGTCCCGGCCGCCCCGGTCGGCCACGCGCCCGCGTACGCGGCGCTCCCGCCCGCCCCCGAGGCCCCCGCCGTTCCGGTGGCCCCGGCCGCCGCCCCGGCCCCGGTCCGGCCCACCGCCGTCACCACCACCGGCGACCGCGCCCGCGCCCGCGAGGAAGGCGTCGTCTGGGACGAGGCCGACCTCCTGGAGTTCGCCGTCGGCTCCGTCGCCAAGGTGTTCGGCCCCGAGTTCGGTGTGATCGACGGATACGCCCAGCGCGTCCGGCTGCCCGCACCGCCGTACCACTTCGTCACCCGTGTCACGGCGATCGAGGGAAAGACCGGGGAGTTCAGGCCCTCGACCATCACCACCGAGTACGACGTCCCCGAGGACGCCTGGTACGCCGTCGACGGCGGTGTCCCGCCGGCCGTCACGGTCGAGGCCGGTCAGTGCGACCTCCTGCTGGTCAGCTACCTCGGCATCGACTTCCGCAACAAGGGCGAGCGGGTCTACCGCCTGCTCGACAGCACCCTGATCTTCCGCGGAAACCTGCCCCGCACCGGCCAGACCCTGCGCTACGACATCTCCATCGACCGCTTCGTCCACCAGGGCGAGACCACCCTCTTCTTCTTCAGCTACAAGTGCTACGCCGACGGCGAGCTGATCCTCGAACTGCACGACGCCTGCGCCGGTTTCTTCAGTCAGCAGGAGCTGGACACCCCGCTCGGCGTCGTGATGACGGAGAAGGAGAAGGCCGCCCGCGCCGCCCTGCCCCGGGGCTACTTCAAGCCCCTCGCGTACACCGAGAAGAACCGCCTTGACCGCGACGACCTCGCCCTCCTCGCCGAGGGCCGCCCCGGCGATGTCTTCGGCCCGGACCACGCGCAGGACCCCGGCGTCAACCCGGCACTGCGGCTGCCGGACGAGAAGCTCCGCATGGTCGACGAGGTGGTCATCGACCGCAAGGGCGGCCCGCGCGGCCTCGGCACACTCAGCGCCGTCAAGAAACTGACGCCCGACGCCTGGTACTTCATCTGCCACTTCCCCGACGACCATGTGCTGGCCGGCTCGCTGGTCGCCGAGGGCGCCGTCCAGCTGCTCCAGATCTACCTCCTGCACCAGGGCATGCATCTGACCCTCCCCGACGCCCGCTTCCAGTGCGTCACCGACACCCCCATCGAGGTGCAGGTCCGCGGCCAGATCACCCAGGCCCACGAGGAGATCCGCTACGAGGTCGAGGTCATGGAGCTGACGCTCCTGCCGCGCGCCACCGTGATCGCCGACGTCCTCATCTACCTCGGCGACAAGCCGGTCATCCGGATGAAGAACCTCGGCCTCCAGGTCCGGGAGAAGGAAGGCACGCCCTACCGCCCCGAGGCCGGCGGCATCCCCCAGTTCCTCGGCCGCCGCAACCGCTCCGGCGAAGCCGCGATGATCAACGAAATGCATCTGGCGCACGCCGCCAAGGGCCTGCTCGACGTGGCGATGGGACCGGAGTTCGAGGTCTACCGCAACAGCCGCGCGCCCTACATCCCCAACGGCGACTTCCAGTTCGTCGACCGCGTCATGTCCCTCAAGGGCGTCCGCGGCGAACTGTCGCCCGGCTCCGAGATGGTCACCGAGTACGACTCCCCGGCCGACGCCTGGTACTACGAGCAGAACGCGCACCCGCACATGCCGAACGCCGTCTACATGGAAAGCTCCCTCCAGGCGGCGATCTTCCTCGGCTACTACCTCGGCGCCACACTGAAGAACACCGACGAGCAGTACGCGATCCGCAACCTCGACGGCCGCGCCACCCTGGTGAAGGACATCGACCTGCGCGGCAAAACCGTCCGCCACCACTCCACCCTGCTGATGACCAGCGCCGTCCAGGGCGCCGTGCTCCAGAACTTCCGCTACGAACTCTCCGCCGACGGCGAGGTCTTCTACACCGGCGAGTCGCTCTTCGGCTACTTCAGCGCCGCGGCCCTCGCCAACCAGGTCGGCCTCGACAGCGGCCAGTACGTCGTCCCCTGGATCGAGGCCGAGCAGCCCGACCCGGCCCGGGTCCGCCGTATCGAACTCCCCGCGGACGCACCGGCGTTCACCGACCCGGCCGGCGGCCATCTGCGTCTGCCCGGCGACAAGTTCGCCCTCGTGGACCATGTCGACCTGATGACCGGCGGCGGCCGGCACGGCCACGGCTATCTGCACGGCTACCGCGCGATCCGGCCCGACGAGTGGTACTTCGACTGCCACTTCCACCGCGACCCCGTGATGCCCGGCTCGCTCGGCGTCGAGGCGGTCCTCCAGGCGCTGCGCCTGTTCGTCCTGGACCAGAACCTCGCCGACGGCATCGCCCGCCCCCGCTTCGCGATGGCCACCGGTGTCGAGACGGCGTGGAAGTACCGCGGCCAGATCCTCCGCCACGACAAGGAACTCTTCTTCGACGCGCACATCAAGGAGGTCCGGCGGGAGGAGGGCCGTCTGCTGGTGATCGCGGACGCCGATCTGTGGAAGCCGGGTCTGCGCATCTACGAACTGACCGACCTGGCCATCGAGGTCCGTTCCGCCGAGGCGTGA
- a CDS encoding PfaD family polyunsaturated fatty acid/polyketide biosynthesis protein codes for MNIRDTPLRWYGERYPSTDPGDIYRALAELDQPCFIAVTPEGIGAVAGGFASPEGDGLPLLAAVQPLPPERLGSAAFRAAHGVAQPYMAGAMAGGIASADMVIALAREGFLASFGAAGLLPEHIERTLSRFATEIPGLPYAVNLIHSPSEDRLEREAVELFLRHGVRCVEASAYMDLTPHVVRYRLAGLRRDRDGRVAVGNRLIAKVSRTETAERFMRPAPAALVNTLLEQGLITSEEAALAHHVPLADDITVEADSGGHTDRRPLPALLPSILRLRDSVQREFRYAVPVRVGAGGGLGTPVAVAAAFAMGAAYVVTGSVNQSCLESGASARSKAMLAEAGIADCEMAPAADMFEMGVELQVLKKGTLFPMRAKRLYELYQTYDGLESIPPADRARLEQQIFRRSLEDVWQECVAYFGRRDAEQLERAAGSPKRRMALVFRWYLGMSSRWAVTGDADRTMDYQVWCGPAMGSFNDWVTGSYLKTPGNRRVADVAHHLMRGAAFHTRLAQLRTAGVHIPPTAADYRPVPLETPAHDSSAGAR; via the coding sequence ATGAATATTCGCGACACCCCCCTGCGCTGGTACGGGGAGCGGTACCCCAGCACCGACCCCGGCGACATCTACCGCGCGCTCGCCGAACTGGACCAGCCCTGCTTCATCGCCGTCACCCCCGAGGGCATCGGCGCGGTCGCCGGCGGCTTCGCCTCCCCCGAGGGCGACGGTCTGCCGCTGCTCGCCGCCGTCCAGCCGCTGCCGCCGGAGCGCCTCGGCTCGGCCGCGTTCCGCGCCGCGCACGGCGTCGCCCAGCCGTACATGGCCGGTGCGATGGCCGGCGGCATCGCCTCCGCCGATATGGTGATCGCGCTGGCGAGGGAGGGCTTCCTCGCCTCCTTCGGCGCGGCCGGGCTGCTGCCCGAGCACATCGAGCGCACGCTCTCCCGGTTCGCCACCGAGATCCCCGGACTGCCGTACGCCGTCAACCTGATCCACAGCCCCAGCGAGGACCGGCTGGAGCGGGAGGCCGTCGAACTGTTCCTGCGGCACGGGGTGCGCTGTGTGGAGGCGTCCGCGTACATGGACCTCACCCCGCACGTGGTGCGCTACCGGCTGGCCGGGCTGCGCCGGGACCGGGACGGCCGGGTGGCCGTGGGGAACCGGCTGATCGCCAAGGTCTCCCGCACCGAGACCGCCGAGCGGTTCATGCGGCCGGCCCCGGCCGCGCTGGTCAACACCCTGCTGGAACAGGGCCTGATCACCTCCGAGGAGGCCGCGCTCGCCCACCATGTGCCGCTGGCCGACGACATCACCGTGGAGGCCGACTCCGGCGGCCACACCGACCGGCGCCCGCTGCCCGCGCTGCTGCCGTCCATCCTGCGCCTGCGCGACAGCGTGCAGCGCGAGTTCCGGTACGCCGTACCGGTGCGCGTCGGCGCCGGCGGCGGCCTCGGCACCCCGGTCGCGGTGGCGGCGGCCTTCGCGATGGGCGCCGCCTACGTGGTCACCGGCTCGGTGAACCAGTCCTGTCTGGAGTCGGGCGCCTCCGCCCGCTCCAAGGCGATGCTCGCCGAGGCCGGTATCGCGGACTGCGAAATGGCCCCGGCCGCCGACATGTTCGAGATGGGCGTGGAGCTCCAGGTGCTGAAGAAGGGCACCCTGTTCCCCATGCGGGCCAAGCGCCTGTACGAGCTGTACCAGACCTACGACGGGCTGGAGTCGATCCCGCCGGCCGACCGGGCCCGGCTGGAGCAGCAGATCTTCCGCCGCTCCCTGGAGGACGTCTGGCAGGAGTGCGTCGCGTACTTCGGCCGCCGCGACGCCGAGCAGCTGGAGCGCGCCGCCGGCAGCCCCAAGCGCCGGATGGCCCTGGTCTTCCGCTGGTATCTCGGCATGTCCTCGCGCTGGGCCGTCACCGGTGACGCGGACCGGACCATGGACTACCAGGTCTGGTGCGGACCGGCGATGGGCAGCTTCAACGACTGGGTGACCGGCAGCTATCTGAAGACCCCGGGCAACCGCCGGGTCGCGGACGTCGCCCACCACCTGATGCGCGGCGCCGCCTTCCACACCCGGCTCGCCCAGCTGCGTACCGCGGGTGTGCACATCCCGCCGACCGCCGCGGACTACCGGCCCGTCCCGCTGGAGACCCCGGCGCACGACTCCTCGGCGGGGGCACGATGA
- a CDS encoding acyl-CoA dehydrogenase family protein produces MSTLTPEELEERLGDPADDANPYGFAAAVARDERDEFPEALHAELVAAGFHLNYLPKSWGGTLESFDRSLTLVRSAARRDVNVMPATMFSIIAATCLQLHGSAAQQRRAAEILCAGGAVAFALTEAGHGSELLANEVRLTDGVLTGEKWMVGLGLRCDAVYVVARTGERGPGAFTAVLLETAGVPAGLLERVPAPRTDGMRGIDLATLRFHGTPVPSGALVGRAGEALEAAVKAQQAVRLMSMAGSLGVADSAVRIALDFAATRRTGRTTLAASPHPRRELAVGAAALLAADAVALSAARGVHVVPESFSVWALAAKHVVAEATDDLIRRCGTVLATRSVLRERAPGAGLFQKLRRDSAVIRVIDASTLANLRSYAGQLPTLTEGAGRPDPAALEAVFTLDAGLPEYDPARLDMFARGADPVLAGLPDAAAEAAGALGAAGPPVRRLTEAVAGLGELTRAAREPGADPNALVDAAERYAWLHAAACCLHLWSANRDRSLYGTEPGSTGWLGAVLGYLLARADGTDPRRHGELLTPALDAVLELRDSHRLFTALPVRLAPPTGPATPRGA; encoded by the coding sequence ATGAGCACGCTGACCCCCGAGGAGCTGGAGGAACGGCTCGGCGACCCCGCCGACGACGCCAACCCGTACGGTTTCGCCGCGGCCGTCGCGCGCGACGAGCGCGACGAGTTCCCCGAGGCGCTCCACGCGGAGCTGGTCGCGGCCGGATTCCACCTCAACTATCTGCCCAAGTCATGGGGCGGCACGCTGGAGTCCTTCGACCGCAGCCTCACGCTCGTACGGTCGGCCGCCCGCCGGGACGTCAACGTCATGCCCGCCACCATGTTCAGCATCATCGCCGCCACCTGTCTGCAACTGCACGGCAGCGCGGCGCAGCAGCGGCGGGCCGCGGAGATCCTGTGCGCGGGCGGAGCCGTGGCCTTCGCACTGACCGAGGCCGGCCACGGCAGCGAACTGCTCGCCAACGAGGTGCGGCTGACCGACGGCGTCCTGACCGGCGAGAAGTGGATGGTCGGCCTCGGGCTGCGCTGCGACGCCGTCTATGTCGTCGCGCGGACGGGGGAACGCGGCCCCGGCGCCTTCACCGCGGTCCTGCTGGAGACGGCCGGGGTGCCCGCCGGCCTGCTGGAGCGGGTGCCCGCGCCCCGCACCGACGGCATGCGCGGTATCGACCTGGCCACCCTGCGCTTCCACGGCACCCCGGTGCCGTCCGGGGCGCTGGTCGGCCGGGCGGGTGAGGCCCTGGAGGCCGCCGTCAAGGCCCAGCAGGCGGTACGGCTGATGAGCATGGCCGGCAGCCTCGGCGTCGCCGACAGCGCCGTCCGTATCGCCCTGGACTTCGCCGCCACCCGCCGCACCGGCCGTACGACACTCGCCGCGTCCCCCCATCCGCGGCGCGAGCTGGCCGTCGGCGCGGCGGCCCTGCTCGCCGCGGACGCCGTCGCGCTGAGCGCGGCGCGCGGGGTGCATGTGGTCCCGGAGTCGTTCAGCGTGTGGGCGCTCGCGGCGAAGCATGTCGTGGCCGAGGCCACCGACGACCTGATCCGGCGCTGCGGCACGGTCCTGGCCACCCGGTCGGTGCTCCGTGAACGCGCCCCCGGCGCCGGGCTGTTCCAGAAGCTCCGGCGCGACTCGGCGGTGATCCGGGTGATCGACGCCAGCACCCTGGCCAATCTGCGGTCGTACGCGGGACAGCTGCCGACGCTCACCGAGGGCGCCGGCCGGCCCGACCCCGCGGCGCTGGAGGCGGTCTTCACCCTGGACGCCGGACTGCCGGAGTACGACCCCGCCCGGCTCGACATGTTCGCCCGCGGCGCCGACCCGGTGCTCGCCGGGCTCCCGGACGCCGCCGCCGAGGCGGCCGGCGCGCTCGGCGCGGCCGGTCCCCCCGTACGGCGGCTGACGGAGGCGGTGGCCGGCCTCGGGGAGCTGACCCGGGCCGCGCGGGAGCCCGGCGCCGACCCCAACGCCCTGGTGGACGCGGCCGAGCGGTACGCCTGGCTGCACGCCGCCGCCTGCTGTCTGCATCTGTGGTCCGCCAACCGGGACCGGTCCCTGTACGGCACGGAGCCCGGCTCCACCGGCTGGCTCGGCGCCGTCCTCGGCTATCTGCTCGCCCGCGCCGACGGCACGGACCCGCGCCGCCACGGGGAGCTGCTGACCCCCGCGCTCGACGCCGTCCTCGAACTGCGGGACTCCCACCGGCTGTTCACCGCCCTGCCCGTACGGCTGGCCCCGCCCACCGGGCCGGCCACCCCGAGAGGAGCCTGA